The following coding sequences are from one Lycium ferocissimum isolate CSIRO_LF1 chromosome 3, AGI_CSIRO_Lferr_CH_V1, whole genome shotgun sequence window:
- the LOC132048935 gene encoding pollen-specific leucine-rich repeat extensin-like protein 3 produces the protein MGNCISLKLCHLIISVMLAPHLGLVLCQLLPICHSCYFCEMASGDKNERHQINSSRGKSTTKSKGGKSTTKSRGKSTVFTSSPSHSTIPPLHPPSHGPSSKSKGESTVSTLSPSLSSIPPLHPPSQGPSSFSHSFYGTMPPQGYSSMPPPGYSSMPPPVYSSMPTQGYSGISTTAPFYNMPPPGCSSMPPSYVPPPGMHSAYLAAMERRPSPRLLRQRPLDQPVHAFLG, from the exons CATGCTTGCTCCTCACTTAGGTTTAGTATTGTGTCAATTGTTGCCAATCTGCCATAGTTGCTATTTCTGTGAG ATGGCATCAGGTGATAAAAATGAGCGACATCAGATTAATAGTTCGCGTGGGAAGAGTACCACTAAGAGTAAGGGTGGGAAGAGTACTACTAAAAGTCGAGGGAAATCAACCGTGTTTACATCAAGTCCATCTCATTCTACAATTCCACCATTGCATCCGCCTTCACATGGCCCGTCATCAAAGAGTAAAGGGGAATCAACCGTGTCTACATTGAGTCCATCTCTTTCTTCCATTCCACCATTGCATCCTCCTTCACAGGGGCCGTCATCATTTTCACATTCTTTTTATGGTACTATGCCTCCCCAGGGATATAGCTCGATGCCTCCCCCCGGCTATAGCTCTATGCCTCCCCCGGTCTATAGCTCAATGCCAACACAGGGCTATTCCGGAATTTCAACTACTGCCCCTTTCTACAATATGCCTCCCCCGGGATGTTCCTCGATGCCTCCCTCTTATGTACCTCCACCTGGCATGCATTCAGCTTACCTCGCTGCCATGGAACGACGTCCATCTCCGAGACTCCTTCGTCAGAGGCCACTCGATCAGCCGGTCCACGCCTTTCTAGGATAA